From Roseibium alexandrii DFL-11, the proteins below share one genomic window:
- the mtnA gene encoding S-methyl-5-thioribose-1-phosphate isomerase, whose product MKVNGTQYRSLWWDAELNCLQIIDQRWLPHKFKTQPVRTMQEFADAIVEMRVRGAPLIGATAAYGVALAMANDPSDANLDAAWTFLEKTRPTAINLRWALNRCRTALKLLPVEARAATALQLAHDISDEDVEINRRIGENGLKLIRDIAAQKPDGEPVRLLTHCNAGWIATVDWGTATSPMYQAHDAGIPLHIWVDETRPRNQGALTSWELGSHGVPHTYVTDNAGGHLMQHGLVDMVIVGTDRTTRRGDVCNKIGTYLKALAARDNNVPFYVALPSPTIDWSVSDGVSEIPIEERSERETTHIQGKSDEGAIGVVQVTPDGTSGGNPAFDVTPNRLVTGLITERGICEASSEGLAGLFPEMAQAAE is encoded by the coding sequence ATGAAGGTCAATGGAACACAGTACCGCTCGTTGTGGTGGGATGCGGAGTTGAACTGCCTTCAGATCATCGACCAACGCTGGTTGCCGCATAAGTTCAAAACCCAGCCCGTGCGCACCATGCAGGAGTTTGCGGACGCGATTGTTGAAATGCGCGTCCGGGGAGCGCCGCTCATCGGCGCAACCGCTGCTTATGGCGTCGCATTGGCCATGGCCAATGATCCCTCTGACGCCAATCTGGACGCCGCTTGGACATTCCTGGAAAAGACGCGACCCACTGCTATCAATCTGCGTTGGGCGCTGAATAGATGCCGAACCGCGCTTAAACTGCTTCCAGTGGAAGCACGTGCGGCAACCGCCCTTCAGCTTGCCCATGACATCTCCGACGAAGACGTCGAGATCAATCGCCGTATCGGTGAAAACGGGTTGAAACTAATCCGGGACATTGCAGCACAAAAACCAGATGGCGAGCCGGTTCGACTACTCACACACTGCAACGCCGGTTGGATTGCGACAGTCGACTGGGGAACCGCGACAAGCCCGATGTATCAGGCTCATGACGCAGGTATTCCGTTGCATATCTGGGTCGACGAGACACGGCCGCGGAACCAAGGGGCCCTCACATCGTGGGAGCTGGGGAGCCATGGCGTTCCGCATACCTACGTCACCGACAATGCTGGCGGTCATTTAATGCAGCATGGGCTGGTCGACATGGTCATCGTTGGCACAGACCGGACAACCCGGCGTGGGGATGTGTGCAACAAGATCGGGACTTACCTCAAGGCACTGGCTGCCCGCGACAACAATGTGCCGTTCTATGTGGCTCTCCCCTCTCCAACGATCGACTGGAGCGTGAGCGACGGCGTGTCCGAAATCCCGATCGAAGAACGTTCTGAGCGCGAGACAACCCATATCCAGGGTAAGTCGGACGAAGGAGCGATCGGCGTTGTGCAGGTTACACCGGATGGCACGTCCGGCGGAAACCCGGCATTTGATGTAACGCCCAACCGGCTTGTTACCGGACTGATCACGGAACGCGGGATCTGCGAAGCATCATCAGAGGGCTTGGCCGGCTTGTTTCCAGAGATGGCGCAAGCGGCGGAGTAG
- a CDS encoding CmpA/NrtA family ABC transporter substrate-binding protein, with product MKLRDTLKFTRRTALGTLLAVTALAPATGAMADMLDVEKDELTFGFIKLTDMAPLAVAYELGYFEDEGLFVTLEPQANWKVLLDRVITGELDGAHMLAGQPLAATIGFGTKAHIVTPFSMDLNGNGITVSNEIWEMMKPNIPKMDDGRPQHPISAAALKPVVEKFIDEGKPFNMGMVFPVSTHNYELRYWLASGDIHPGFYSETDISGQIMGEALLSVTPPPQMPATLEAGTIYGYCVGEPWNQQAVFKGIGVPVITDYEIWKNNPEKVFGMTKEFTEENPNTTLAITKALIRAAKWLDENDNANRMEAVEILARSEYVGADAEVIANSMTGTFEYEKGDKREVPDFNVFYRYFATYPYYSDAVWYLTQMRRWGQITEHKPDSWYDEVAKSVYLPDTYLKAARMLVEEGHVAEEDFPWDSDGYRTPTPAADIIDGIPYDGKQPNAYIDSLPIGLKGKQVVDGNEVVGG from the coding sequence GTGAAACTCAGAGATACACTCAAATTCACCCGGCGGACCGCACTTGGCACTTTGCTGGCCGTAACAGCTCTGGCCCCGGCGACCGGGGCTATGGCTGATATGCTCGATGTTGAAAAAGATGAGCTGACCTTTGGCTTTATTAAGCTGACCGATATGGCCCCGCTCGCCGTTGCCTATGAGCTTGGCTACTTTGAAGACGAGGGCCTCTTCGTTACGCTTGAGCCCCAGGCCAACTGGAAGGTTCTTCTTGACCGGGTCATCACCGGCGAACTGGACGGAGCCCACATGCTGGCTGGTCAGCCGCTGGCTGCCACCATCGGCTTCGGCACCAAGGCCCATATTGTCACCCCGTTCTCCATGGATCTCAACGGCAACGGCATCACCGTTTCCAACGAAATCTGGGAAATGATGAAGCCGAACATCCCGAAAATGGATGATGGCCGTCCGCAGCACCCAATCAGCGCGGCAGCCCTAAAGCCGGTCGTCGAAAAGTTCATCGACGAAGGCAAGCCATTCAACATGGGTATGGTTTTCCCGGTTTCCACGCACAACTATGAGCTGCGCTACTGGCTCGCCTCTGGTGATATCCACCCAGGCTTTTATTCCGAGACGGACATCTCCGGTCAGATCATGGGGGAAGCGCTTTTGTCCGTGACCCCACCGCCGCAAATGCCGGCGACACTCGAAGCCGGTACGATTTACGGCTATTGCGTCGGCGAACCCTGGAACCAGCAAGCAGTGTTCAAGGGCATCGGCGTTCCGGTGATCACCGACTACGAGATCTGGAAAAACAATCCAGAGAAGGTTTTCGGAATGACCAAGGAATTCACCGAGGAAAATCCGAACACCACTCTCGCCATCACCAAGGCGCTCATCCGTGCTGCCAAGTGGCTGGATGAAAACGACAACGCCAACCGCATGGAAGCGGTCGAGATCCTGGCCCGTTCCGAATATGTCGGCGCGGATGCAGAAGTCATCGCCAACTCCATGACCGGGACTTTCGAATACGAAAAGGGTGACAAGCGTGAAGTGCCGGACTTCAACGTGTTTTACCGCTACTTCGCGACCTACCCATACTATTCGGATGCTGTCTGGTACCTGACACAGATGCGCCGCTGGGGGCAGATCACCGAGCACAAGCCGGACAGCTGGTATGACGAAGTCGCCAAGTCCGTCTACCTGCCGGACACCTATCTGAAAGCAGCCCGCATGCTGGTCGAGGAAGGTCACGTGGCCGAGGAAGACTTCCCGTGGGACAGCGATGGTTACCGTACTCCGACACCGGCAGCCGACATCATTGACGGCATTCCTTACGACGGTAAACAGCCCAATGCCTACATCGACAGCCTGCCGATCGGCCTGAAAGGCAAGCAGGTTGTTGACGGCAACGAAGTGGTCGGCGGTTAA
- a CDS encoding CmpA/NrtA family ABC transporter substrate-binding protein produces the protein MDAQKNETPGRGGYRGEQENMGTKLTPVIAGFIPLLDSAVLVAAKEKGFAEREGIALQLIRETSWANIRDRLAVGHFDVAHMLAPMPIAASLNLTSLAVPMLAPMVLGLGGNAITVAIPVWRQMAGFGADPDGDPTSTGSALAKVLSKRRENGDSLLRFGVVHPFSGHAYELRYWLAAAGLDPDTDVEISVLPPQLMADALATGQLDGYCVGEPWNTAAVQAGTGRIATYKQAIWPDSPEKVLGVTRKWANAHPGTLSALMRAISDAADWCARPENLNELAKLLAGPNFLACSPGLCLPALGGDMRLGQNTRKSIPDFLTFSGGARAAPSPAQGVWFYSQMVRWGQAVSDPKADREAAAIFSPALYEEALGIGPDEGAQTIRLFDMGTV, from the coding sequence ATGGATGCACAAAAAAACGAAACGCCAGGGAGGGGCGGCTATCGGGGAGAGCAGGAGAATATGGGCACCAAACTGACACCGGTGATTGCCGGGTTCATACCGCTGCTCGACAGCGCTGTGTTGGTGGCGGCAAAGGAAAAGGGCTTTGCCGAACGAGAAGGCATTGCACTCCAGCTTATCCGGGAAACCTCCTGGGCAAACATCCGCGACCGGCTGGCTGTCGGCCACTTCGATGTGGCGCACATGCTGGCTCCCATGCCGATTGCGGCGAGTCTCAACCTGACCAGTCTGGCAGTCCCCATGCTGGCACCGATGGTGCTGGGGCTCGGAGGGAACGCAATTACGGTGGCAATCCCTGTTTGGCGGCAAATGGCCGGTTTTGGCGCCGATCCGGATGGTGATCCGACCTCCACCGGGTCCGCTCTCGCCAAAGTGCTCTCAAAGCGCCGTGAAAACGGTGACAGTTTGCTACGGTTTGGTGTTGTTCATCCCTTTTCTGGTCATGCGTATGAGCTTCGCTATTGGCTCGCTGCCGCGGGGCTCGATCCGGACACGGATGTCGAGATCTCCGTACTACCGCCGCAGCTGATGGCCGATGCGCTCGCTACAGGCCAACTGGATGGCTATTGTGTTGGCGAACCCTGGAACACGGCAGCAGTTCAGGCTGGGACAGGCCGAATTGCAACCTACAAACAGGCCATTTGGCCTGACAGCCCGGAAAAGGTTCTCGGTGTCACCCGGAAGTGGGCGAACGCCCATCCAGGTACCTTGTCCGCACTGATGAGGGCTATATCGGACGCCGCCGATTGGTGCGCCCGGCCTGAAAATTTGAACGAACTTGCAAAGTTACTGGCAGGGCCTAACTTTCTCGCCTGTTCCCCCGGGCTCTGCTTGCCCGCGCTCGGCGGAGACATGAGACTTGGTCAAAACACACGCAAGAGCATACCGGATTTTCTAACTTTCTCCGGCGGAGCCCGTGCCGCGCCCTCGCCCGCGCAAGGTGTCTGGTTCTACAGTCAGATGGTTCGTTGGGGGCAGGCCGTGTCTGATCCGAAAGCGGATAGGGAAGCAGCGGCAATCTTTTCTCCAGCTCTCTATGAAGAGGCTCTAGGTATTGGCCCGGATGAGGGCGCACAAACCATCCGTCTGTTTGATATGGGGACGGTATGA
- a CDS encoding ANTAR domain-containing response regulator, whose protein sequence is MRGGLSILVIDDNKIRASIIEEGLRDAGHEKVILVHQMEGLVRQIAEINPDVIVIDLENPNRDRLEHMFQVSRAVQRPIAMFVDKADSQSIEAAVDAGVSAYIVDGLKRERVKPILDMAISRFRAFSKLTQDLEDARNELADRKTIDRAKGILMKSKNLTEQEAFDLLRKTAMNQSRKIIEVAQSLVIASGLLGD, encoded by the coding sequence ATGAGGGGCGGGCTATCCATACTTGTCATCGATGACAACAAGATCCGGGCATCCATCATTGAAGAGGGATTGCGCGACGCAGGGCATGAGAAAGTCATTCTTGTGCATCAAATGGAGGGGCTTGTCCGCCAGATCGCGGAGATTAACCCGGACGTCATTGTTATTGACCTGGAAAACCCCAACCGCGACCGGCTGGAACACATGTTCCAGGTGTCGCGGGCTGTGCAGCGTCCGATTGCAATGTTTGTCGATAAGGCAGACAGCCAATCGATAGAGGCAGCAGTTGATGCCGGTGTTTCCGCCTACATTGTTGATGGATTGAAGCGGGAACGCGTCAAGCCGATCCTGGATATGGCCATCAGCCGTTTCCGCGCATTTTCAAAACTTACCCAGGATCTGGAAGACGCCCGCAACGAGTTGGCGGACCGGAAGACCATAGACCGCGCCAAGGGCATTCTCATGAAGTCGAAAAATCTCACGGAACAGGAGGCCTTTGACCTCCTGCGCAAGACGGCGATGAACCAAAGCCGGAAGATTATTGAAGTCGCGCAAAGTCTGGTCATTGCCAGCGGGCTGCTGGGAGACTGA
- the doeB gene encoding N(2)-acetyl-L-2,4-diaminobutanoate deacetylase DoeB, whose translation MTGNPISPTVPFDQDGINHGFLRLPYSRDDSAWGSVMIPITVVRSSDGPTALLTGGNHGDEYEGPIALQELAATLKPEDIRGRVIIVPALNHPAFLAGTRTSPVDQGNLNRSFPGKPDGTVTQKIAHYVDTVLIPMADIVLDYHSGGKTLDFVPFAAAHVLENKDQQAACVAAMQAFNAPYSATMLEIDSVGMLDTAVEQKGKVFVTTELGGGGTATARSIGIAKKGARNLLKHTGILSGEQELSPTVTLDMPDEECFVFCEQGGMIEPVCDLGNTVAEGDIVARVWPIDRTGANPVEYQAKRSGILMARHFPGLVKMGDCLAVVAKVV comes from the coding sequence ATGACCGGAAACCCGATCAGCCCGACCGTTCCGTTCGATCAAGATGGCATTAATCACGGCTTTTTGCGTCTTCCCTACAGCCGGGACGACTCGGCTTGGGGATCTGTGATGATCCCGATTACGGTTGTGCGCAGCAGTGACGGGCCAACTGCGCTGTTGACTGGCGGCAACCATGGCGATGAGTACGAAGGACCGATTGCGCTTCAGGAACTGGCCGCAACCCTAAAACCGGAGGACATTCGGGGGAGGGTCATCATAGTTCCGGCTCTCAACCATCCAGCCTTTCTTGCCGGGACACGTACGTCGCCAGTCGACCAAGGAAATCTCAACCGGTCCTTTCCAGGAAAGCCGGATGGGACCGTCACCCAGAAGATTGCCCATTACGTCGATACGGTCTTGATCCCGATGGCGGATATTGTTCTGGATTACCATTCCGGAGGTAAGACACTGGATTTTGTGCCGTTCGCAGCCGCGCACGTTCTGGAGAACAAAGATCAGCAGGCCGCGTGTGTCGCCGCTATGCAAGCGTTCAACGCGCCGTACTCCGCGACCATGCTGGAAATCGACAGTGTCGGCATGCTCGACACGGCAGTCGAGCAAAAAGGCAAGGTGTTTGTCACGACCGAGCTTGGCGGCGGCGGCACAGCAACGGCGCGATCGATCGGCATCGCCAAGAAGGGCGCGCGCAACCTTTTAAAGCATACCGGTATCCTGTCAGGCGAGCAGGAATTGAGCCCGACTGTGACGCTCGACATGCCGGATGAGGAGTGTTTCGTTTTCTGCGAGCAAGGAGGCATGATCGAGCCCGTATGCGATTTGGGAAACACAGTCGCTGAGGGAGACATCGTTGCTCGGGTCTGGCCGATAGATCGCACCGGCGCGAACCCAGTCGAATACCAGGCCAAACGATCTGGCATCTTGATGGCCCGTCATTTTCCCGGGCTGGTGAAGATGGGAGACTGCCTGGCAGTTGTCGCGAAGGTGGTCTAG